From the Bos javanicus breed banteng chromosome 7, ARS-OSU_banteng_1.0, whole genome shotgun sequence genome, the window TGGTATTGTGGGGATAAGGTGAAAGAACATTTATCCCCTCTTCAAAGTGGACATTCTGCACAGTCTGAtaactgcactttttttttttttttttggtctaatgGTTAAAGCAGATGTCTGTCTGAGAGGCCACAAGACTGTCTGTTCTAATGAGCATAAAGTTTAAGCCCAGTCATGTCTTAGCTAGGATGACTTCTCCATACCACAGTATGAAAAGTTCTTCCATCACTTTTTAGCAGATAAATGGAATCTTTTATGGATGTGTCTTTGGTTACTGAGCACAGTAAGCAGTCATCCACCTGTTGTGAAAGAGCTCATTTCCTGGGGACTGGTGGGTCCTTACATCTTGACGGAGCACTTGGGAGAAATCTGAAGGGGCCTCAGTGAACCCTTGAGGCACGAGTGTCCAGGCTTACTGCTAATTGTTCCAAGTTAAGGCAGATGGACATCAGCTGTTGGAATCTATAGAGATACTGCAAAAGGCTGAAAAAGATCCACAACAGTGTTTTGAGCCTGCTGGAATTTATGACAAAATGGTGTTCCAGGTTTGGGACAACTGGGAAGGGGGAAATAACTTTGCTAATAACCCTTGAGTCctgcttgttgtttagttgctcagtctggtctaactctttgtaaccccatggactgtagcttgctagacttctctgtccatggggtttcccaggcaagcatactggctgctaagtcgcttcaatcatgtccgactctatgcaaccccatagacggcggcccaccaggctccactgtccctgggattctctaggcaagaacactggagtgggttgccatttccttctccagtgcttgaaagtgaaaagtgaaagtgaagttgctcagtcatgtccgactcttagcgaccccatgggctgcagcctaccaggctcctccgtccttgggattttccaggcaggagtactggagtggggtgccattgccttctccaggggactttcctgacctagggattgaacctgtgtctcctgctttgcaggtgaattctttactgctgagccaccagaagctcctgagggaagggataaatcaggagattgggactgacacatacacgctggtatatataaaatagataactaagaaggacctactgtgtagctcaggaaattctactcagtgctctgtaaagacctatatgggaaaagaatcaaaagaagagTGGCTATAtgaacatgtataactgattcactttgctggacacctgaaataacacagcattgtaaatcaactatactccctataaaaattaaaaaacaaaagaaactttcCCCTGGGGCTGGAGTGGGGGGAGGCTCTTAAGTTATGGACAAGTCACCATCCTCACCCATTAGGTTTCCAGACTGGCAGGATCTGCATGTTGTGGTGGCTTCTATAGGGCGTGCCTAATTAGCCCTGGGACATTAGGTCTTCTCTTGTGAGTGTGCGGCTTTGTGTGGCTTTAGGCTTCAGAGGATATTGATGTAATTGAGGGAGAGGTTTAGTTATGTGTCTCTGAATCTTTATAAgctctgtattttttattcttgCAATGTCAGTATTAGAAACAACGCacagaggatttccctggtggtccaggatttcgattcctggtccaggaagatcccgaatgccgcagggcaactaaacccgtgcgCTGCAACTACCGAGCTggagctctagagcctgcgctctgcaacaagagaagccaccgacaCTAGAGTAGTCCcagcttgccgcaactagagaaagcccgtgcgcaGCAGTGTAGGTTTGGTGCagcccaaaagaaagaaagaaagtacccAGAGATTTTGAGACACCTCAATTAAATTCAGGGACTTTTGTTGGAATTCTTCCTCTCCGTCAAGGACAGATTGTAAGAACATAAAAGATCTGGTTCACGTTGGTCAGGAAATTTTAAGGTGAAGTCCCCATTGGAAACAAAATGTCTTAGCCCTTTTAACTTAGAAAGGAGAGCTCTACCTAAATAGATCGACTGGGGCTACGTCACATAgtgaaaaaagaatgtttttcagTCAGAAGTCCCCCAGTCCTTTGTACTGGTTGAGGTAGAAATTCTCTCTGAACTTTTGTTAGATTCTTCCAGTTAGGAAACCTCTTTTTCACTCTGAGGGAGTTGTCATCCTAAGGGAATGGGGTGAAAACATAGCTCcagactgcatggagatcaaaccagtcaatcctaaaggaaatcaaccctgaatattcattggaaggactgttgctgaagctccattcctttggccacctgatgcgaagagccagctcattggaaaagaccctgatgctgggaaagattgaaggcaaaaggagaagggggtggcagaggatgagatggttggatagcatcaccaactcaatggacatggatttgagtaaactgggtgatagtgaaggacaggtgagcctggtatgctgtagtccatgagatcacgaggagtcagacacgacttagtgactgaacaacatctcaGGAAAACACGTGAGAGTCTCAGCACATAGCTTGGCTGTGAGGGACCAAAGGAAGGCCTGCAATCTTGAGAATTCCTGCTGAAGAGGGAACAAGCGGTGTGAGGCAGGTGCATTCAGAGGGAAGGTCTGACAGAGTCacagaactgaacaacaacaagtatcGAGAATTTGATAAGGTTTCCCattagatttaattttattttccccttgGCTGTTTAAGGGGATTACAAATAACAGCTTACCAGAGAATCCCTCGGAATACTGAGGAGGCAGATATGGGGGCAAGTTGATTACATTTGAGACATTGGTCCTTGGGCCAGCGTTTTGTTGGCGGACCCCTAGGAGGGCATTATTTTAGCTCTCTGGTCTTGGAGCTGTTGTAACTGTAAGACCAACAACTTGGAGAATTTTTGCTTGTAGTCTTACTCTAAGGTCATTTCAAAGTGCTCAGCTGTGGTCATTGGCTCCATCAGCCTGGTGGTCTCCTATCCtctcttctgtatttttatcAATCCACTAATCTCAGGAGATAATCTGTGAGCAAACAGGGCCACTAGAGCAGGTTAGGTGACTATCACATGGAACCGAAGCACCATAGGAGGAGGGCTTCCAAGCAAGTGTCTTAAAGTCGGTCGGATTCACCTTTCTTTGTTTTGCATGTTTGAATAACAGACCAGTCAGTAGGGGTAGGGAAGATTCTAGGAACGGTTTATAAAAGgtctgttgctttttaaaaattttatttatttatggttgtgttgggtcttcgttgctttgtgcaggctttcactagttgcagcgagcaggggctgctctatgcggacttctcattgcagtggcttcccttgttgcggagcacaggctctaggcatatgGGCTTCcgcagttgcagcacacaggcttggtAGTTGCAGCTCGTAGGCTCTAGAGTTCGGGCTCAgaggttgtggtgcacaggttagttgctccacagcacgtggaatcttcccagaccagagatggaacccgtgtTCTTTGCATTGACGGGTGGGTTCTTACCCACTGCCCTATCAGGGAAGTACAGTTGCTGTTTTGCAAGCTTTGTCtggttgaggattttttttttttttggctatgccccATGGAATGCAGGCTCTTAGTTcgccaaccagggatagaacctgagacccctgcagtggaagcttggagacttaaaccactggaccgccagggaagtcctgaaacccTCACTTTCAAGGGCAGTCTTGTCTCAGGGAAACCTTCCCCATGACAGCCATAGTAATTCTAGGTTGTTTTTAGTCATACTTTGCCATTTTTGTAGATATTTACAGCTTCTGAGATTATAGTTCTTGGTCATAAAAATAAGCAGGTGTGCCAATGGGTAGACTCATTAAAGGACATGGTGGGGTCAGAGATGCTCCCATCTCTCTTGGCTGGCCTTTATCTACACAaaggaagacagacagacatgaATACTGTAACACTGCAGCCATAACCAGTTACTGTGGCCTGGCCAAGAAAAAGGCCCTGTGCACACCATCACTGACTGCCTACATGGAACCTGGGGCTGGAGAAAGGCTTGAACCAGGAGTAGATCCTACATGGGGACTGTGGGCTGATTCCAAACAAATGGGGAACTGCAGACCAAACCGCCAGCACGTCCCAACAAGGAATCTGGGAACAGAACCAAGGGCCTAGGGTTTCCAGCCAAATGAGGAACTGTAGTCAGAACCACCAGCAGCTCCCAACATGGAACTAGTGATTCCAGACAAATGGGGAACTGGCTGGAAAGCCAGTTAGGTCGGGAGCATGACACAAAGAGAGCAGAGCTCAGAACTGAGAGGAACTTACCCATGGCCTCCAGATCCAGCGAGAAAGACCGTGAACTCAGAAGGGGATTCATGGTACCCCTCCTTGTGTTCCTTGTTGTCCCTGAATGTCAGAGGTTCACTTTGGATCCTGTTGCTGCTACCAAAtctcttgaaaaacaaaattcacCTGAGTAAATTCTAAAGGTCTAATTGGCTTTATTGAAGGATTCATGAATCAGGCAACATCTTGTCTAACAAGTAGAGGGGAGCCTTAAAGGCCTATAGAAACGGAAAGGTTTTTAAAGGTGGGGCAAGGAAGtcataaacagaaaaaaggaTGATTACAATGTCAGAGACTACATTTCTGGAGGAGGCTGACGCTCCATTCAGGCTAGGTAGTAAGCCCCAGTTTAGTGGCATGGCCTAGCATAAATGACTCCATTTTGGacctgtggttttatttttaacaatgggGATGGGTCTCAGATTGTGGGTTGGAGGCCCAGGGAAGCATCTGCCCACCCTAGGGGTAGAAGTCGAGTGCCCCTGACCCTGAGCCTGCCGCAGGTACAAGCCCCCACCGAGCGAGTGTAACCCAGCCCTGGATGATCCGACACCAGACTACATGAACCTGCTCGGCATGATCTTCAGCATGTGCGGCCTCATGCTCAAGGTGGGCAGGGCTCGGGTGATGCTAAGTGGAGAAAGCCAGAGCTGTCGTGAAGCCAGAGGTCCGGGTCAGGATGGGCACATTGGATGTTGGTCTGAGGCTTTAAGGCAACTTGGTGAGGTCCTTAGGGTGATGGGGGATGTCAAGGGCTAGGCTTCTTAGGCCTGAGGGGACATGGTGGGGTCAGAGATGCAGTTCAGGGAGTAGGACCAGAACTTGGGTACCTGAGGTTAGCTTTGGGAGGCTGAGACTGAGGGACTCCTGGGGATCAAGGCTGGAGCTGCAACAGGTGAAACTGGGATTGGAACCGGTGGGAGAATGGCTCATTGGGGTGCCTCTCACTGACCTAACCCATCTGTCCACCCACCTCTTCCAGCTGAAGTGGTGTGCTTGGGTCGCTGTCTACTGCTCCTTCATCAGctttgccaactcccggagctctgAGGATACGAAGCAGATGATGAGTAGCTTCATGTGAGGCTgggtctggggagggagggactcctgggggaggggtgggagcccCCCCCGCCTCTCCATCCTGGACTGacacctctctcccatctcaggCTGTCCATCTCTGCCGTGGTGATGTCATATCTGCAGAACCCTCAGCCCATGACGCCCCCCTGGTGATGTCAGCCTAGAGGGGTCACGTCCTGGGCCTCTCTAGCCACCTTGCCCTAGGCCTCACCTGTGGCTGCTCAGCCTCCTGCCGTCAGCTGCGGTGCTGGGCTTCCCTTGGCGAGGCAGTCTCTGGGTCTGCAGCTGGACAGAGGGAACCTGGCCCTGACCCTGGGATCTCACGGCTGCTGGAGCA encodes:
- the WDR83OS gene encoding PAT complex subunit Asterix, yielding MSANNMSDPRRPNKVLRYKPPPSECNPALDDPTPDYMNLLGMIFSMCGLMLKLKWCAWVAVYCSFISFANSRSSEDTKQMMSSFMLSISAVVMSYLQNPQPMTPPW